The sequence below is a genomic window from Rudanella lutea DSM 19387.
GAGCATTGTTTGGGAAACATTGAATGATCAGGGGCAGGTTGTTGGCGCCGACGGCGGGCCAACCATTATTCGTGGTGGTGGCGGAAACCGGTACCGGGCTAAGGTTAAAGATGGTTTCGGTAATGTAAGCTACACGGCCGCTGTGCGTGTGGCAGATGCTCCGTTTGTAGCTCCAAGCGGCCCCACAACGTTTTGCGAGGGCGGTTCGGTAAACCTGACGGCAAATTACGAGAACAACATCTCCTTCATTAACGGCCAAACCAATCAGGTTGTGACCAACAACCGGGTGCTGACAACGAATACGTCAGGTAGCTTTTTTGTGCGTTATCGGGATGTAAGTGGCTGTGAGTTCAACTCGCAGGCAGTCAATGTGCAGGTCAACCCCAATCCGGTGGCCCCTGTAATTGCCAATGAAAGACCGACTACGTTCTGTGAGGGCGACAACACGATTTTACGCGTTAATGCCGACAATGTGCGCTATAACTGGAGCACGGGCGAAACCAGCCAGGTGATCGACGTACGGCGGGGTGGCACGTATCAAGTAACGATTACCGACCAAAACGGGTGCTCATCTCCACGGTCCAATGCTATCAATGTAGTTGTAAACCCGAATCCGGCAACGCCTGTCATTGCTACCAACGGCCCTACTACGTTTTGTGCTGACCGATCTATAACCCTTACGGCTCCCGAAAATGCCTCCTATCAGTGGAGCAACGGGCAAACCACCCGGAGTATCACCACCAATCAGGCCGGAAGCTACACGGTACGGGTACGGAATCAGTTCAACTGCGTATCGGCCGAGTCGTCGCGTCTGGATGTGCGGGTCAATCCGCTGCCCAATGCGCCTACTATTGCCGCTTCGGGTCGAACTACGTTTTGTGAGGGCGATCAGGTGACGTTGACTGCTACTAATTCGGTAAGTACATTCTGGTCGTCGGGCGACTCAACCCAAGCTCTGACCGTACGCCGGTCAGGAACCTACACGGCCCGCACCCGCGATAACAATGGCTGTATTTCTCCGCAAAGCAACGCTATTTCGGTAAATGCCCGGCCGCTGCCAGCTACGCCGACCATCAATCAGGTGGGTACGTTTACCTTGCAGGCTTTTGGGCCAACTACCGAGGCCTCGTACAGCTGGCGTCGGAATACCGATTCGTTAGCCGTTCGGACAAGCACACTCAAAGCCGCTCAGTCGGGCTCGTATCAGGTGCGTTCGTTTATTGTGTACAGCCCGGACTTAACGTGTGCCTCGCCATTTTCGCAGCCGTTTGCCTACACGCTCGATGCCAGTTTCAATGGTTTGAGCGTGTATCCTAACCCAACCCCAACCCGCCAAGTGACGGTCGAGACATTGGAAAATATTCAGAATGCGGTTATTGCCGTTTACTCGCTCAGTGGCCAGGAAATCATGACCGTACCGGTTCCGCTATTCGATGACCGCAAAACGCTAAGTTTAACCAATGTTAGCCCCGGTCAGTATATTCTGCAGGTTCGGGCTCCCGGATTTAATCAGTCAAAACGTATTTTGGTGGGTTTTTAACCAGATACTCATCGAAGCAGACAACGAATCGTCGGGTGGTCAAACTGCCCGGCGATTCGTCGTTTAAGACCGATAAACTACCTGGCGAGCCGCCATATTGATTTGTATTTTACCGGGATATACTAAATTTGCTACTGGTAAGTTATAATAAGTTGGAAGGGGTGACGCTGGCGCACACTTGGACTTACTTTTAGTGACACATTCAGTTTGGGCTGATTTTTGAATGTAGGTAAAATCAGGCTTGTCATACATCTTTATGAAACAGAGCATACGGGGCATTTTAAACGCATTTTTGCTTTTAGCTGGGCTATGTGCGGGGCGGGTCGAAGCGCAGGTTGTACGAATCACATACCCCGAGAGCCGGGCCGTATTCCAGCGCAATAATGATCAGACATCAACAATCTTTGTGTCGGGTAGCTACTACCAGCCGGTCGATAGTGTGCAGGCACGACTGGTATTCGAGAATGTAGGGCAGGGGCTAACTACCGCCTGGCAAACCATTCAGCGTAATCCGCAGGGTGGTATATTTCAGGGGCCCGTGCGGGGAACAACCGGCTGGTACCGGCTCGAAGTGCGGGCTTTCTCAGGTCGTACAGTGATCGGTGAAGATGTAGTGCGGAAAGTGGGCATCGGTGAGGTGTTCATTGTAACCGGGCAATCCAATGCGCAGGGTTTTCAGGATCTCGGAGCCGCCGGCGCCACCGATGATCGGGTCAACTGCGTTGATTATGATAACTTCGCCAGAAACTCCCTCGCCGACCCACCAGCCCCCAAGTTCCAGCAACTGAGTGCCTCAGCCCTGATTGGGCCTCGTGGGCAAAGTGCGTGGTGCTGGGGAATCCTCGGTGATCTTATTGCCAAGCAATACAACTGCCCGGTTTTGTTCATCAACACAGCCTGGGCGGGTACTACCATCCGCAACTGGACCGAAAGTGCCGATGGAAAAATTACCAAGAACATTTTCCGCATGGGTACCCCCGACGAAAACTTCCCGGTGGGTATGCCTTACGGCAACCTGATTATTGCCCTGCGTTACTACAGCTCACTGTTTGGGCTCCGAGCCGTACTCTGGCAGCAGGGTGAAACCGATAACGTTCCCCTCAATCTGGGTCGGCAGGAGTACGCTACACTGATGCAGTACCTTGTTAATAAGACTCGGGCAGATACCGATCGGTATCCGGCCTGGATCTTGGCCCGTTCTTCCTACAATCAGGGCAAAGTGAGTGAGAATATTGTTCAGGCTCAGTCAGACGTGATCAACGTGTACAACAACAACGTACTGCCCGGCCCGTTTACAGACGCGATTCAGCGCCCCCGCCCCGGCGACGATGTTCACTTCGGGGGCGATGGTCTACGGCAACTGGCGCAAGCCTGGTATAACAGTATGGACGCTATCTTCTTTACCAGTTCGCTCCCGTTATTGCCTTTACCTCAACCGGCCATCACGGTAAGCTGCGCGCCCAATGGTGTGTCGATCCGGTTGCCCAACGCGGCAAGCTACAGCTGGCAGTCGGGTCAAACGACCCAAACGTTGAGTGTAACAGCAGCGGGTACCTACCGCGCTACGCTGAAAGATGCGAAAGGGAATACCTTCCTGGCCCCGGCTGTTGAAGTAGCCGATCCGATTCAGCCAGCAACCCCTACAATTACCTTAGCCCGACAACCGGGCTCCCCCGCTGCCACCGAATTACAGGTTTGTTCTGACTCGGTCTTGACGCTGTCGGTTAATTCGCCCGCCAACACACGTATCACCTGGAATACCGGCGCTGTAAGCCGGACACTCACGGTAGGTGCTGCCGGTGCCTACACCGTACAAGCCACTAACCTGTATGGTTGCCGCTCCGCCCAGTCGACGCCTGTTAATCTGGTGGTCCGGCCCCGGTTAGTTGTGCCGGTCATCTCGCAGGCGGGTACGTATTCACTCAAAGCCACGGTTCCGGCAGCGTCGGGGTTCGGTGACTTCTTCGACTGGCGCAGGGGACCTAATACCCTGCAAAATCAGAACACGTCGGTAGCCAAGGTGGGTAGCAGTGGTACCTACACAGCGCGGGCTAAAACGGTTTATACCCTGAATAACGGTAGCAGCATCACCTGTTATTCCAGTTTTTCCAATCCGTTTGAATATGTCCTGAGCGAAGCGGACCAGGGAATGAGTGTGTACCCCAACCCATCGAAAGACGGAGTGGTGTATGTTGAAACACTCGAAGATCTGCCTAATGCCGAAGTGTCGGTGTACTCGCTTACCGGTCAGCTGGTATTCACCACCACGGTAGCCTCGTTCAATCAGCGGCAGTTGTTACCCATGTCGTCACTGGCCAAAGGGCAGTATGTGGTTCGGGTGCGCTCGGCAGGCTTCAACGTTTCCAAACGGTTTGTGGTCGATTAATATTCCGCCGATTTTCGGTTCGAAAGCCCTTGTTGCGACAAGGGCTTTTTTGTGCATAACTATTCAGGTCAACAGCGCGTTTCCTGAGTAGTTTGTTATGGTACAATGTTCCAGCCTCGCAAACGGCCGTGTTTATTTTATGCTTAACTTGCAACACATTTTGTCGAGCTCTCTGTATGAATGCTGCTTACGTACCATCGGATTATTTGCCGGTGTTCATTCAATTAATTTTGGCCCTGGGCTTTATCGTAACAACCATGATTGTTACGCATATGGTGGGCCCAAAGCGAAACAGTCAGAAGAAAGATGATCCGTTTGAGTGCGGTATTCCGGTAGTTGGTGATGCCCGCACGCCAATCTCTATCAAGTACTTTCTGATCGCTATCCTCTTCGTTTTGTTCGACGTAGAAGTAATTTTTATGTACCCTTGGGCAGTTAACTTTAAACAGCTGGGTGTAACGGGTTTCCTTGAGATGATTCTGTTCATGGGGCTGTTGCTGTCGGGGTTCTATTACGTGATACGGAAGGGCGTTTTGAAGTGGGAATAAGCCTATCGTAAGAAACGATAACGATACACAAAATCGTTATATTTAAACAAAGACATACCCAGTAAACTGATGTCAACAAGCGTCAAAATGGTCGAAGCTCCCGATGGGCATACAGGCTCCGGGTTCTTCGCGACCTCATTCGATAAAGTCATTGGCATGGCCCGCGCCAACTCGTTGTGGCCCTTGCCGTTTGCTACTTCCTGCTGTGGTATTGAGTTTATGGCTACCATGGGCTCGCACTACGACATCGCCCGGTTCGGGTCGGAGCGTCCGAGCTTCTCGCCCCGGCAGGCCGACATGCTCATGGTGATGGGAACCATCGCCAAAAAGATGGCCCCCATTGTAAAGCAGGTTTACCTGCAAATGGCCGAGCCTCGTTGGGTAATCGCCATGGGTGCCTGCGCATCGAGCGGTGGTATTTTCGATACGTACAGCGTATTGCAAGGAATCGACCGGATCATTCCGGTTGATGTGTACATTCCCGGTTGCCCTCCTCGCCCCGAGCAGGTGATCGAAGGCGTTATGCAAATTCAGGAATTGGCCCGTAACGAGTCGTTGCGTCGCCGGAACACCGAAGAATACCAATTGTTGCTGAATTCATACGGCATCCAATAATCCACCATTATGCTTACTAACGAAACGGTTGCTCAGGACATCATTCAGCAATTTGGCGATGCGGTGTCAGATTTCGACGACCCGTTTGATCTGCTTACGCTGACAGTCACGCGCGAGCAACTCATTCCGCTTCTCCAGTATCTGAAAGACCATAAAACGTTTCAGATAAGCTTCCTGACCGATATCACCGCTGTTCATTACCCGGATAGCCCCGGTCGGGAGTTTTGTGTGGTGTACCATGCGCACAGCCTGATCAACAACTACCGGATCCGGCTCAAGGTGTATCTGTCTAACGAGGATCTGCACGTACCGACGGCCACCGTGCTGTATGAGTCGGCCAACTGGATGGAGCGCGAAACGTTCGATTACTTCGGTATTCTGTTCGATGGGCACCCTAAACTGGAGCGGATTCTGAACATGGAAGAAATGGATTATCACCCCATGCGCAAAGAGTATCCGCTCGAAGACGGCACCCGTCGGGATAAAATTGACGCGCTTTTTGGAAGATAAAGAGCGAAAGACTGAAAGAGTGAGAGAGCGATTGCCGCTACCTGCACTCTTTCGCTATTTCACTCATTCACTCTTTGAAAAATGGTTACAGAAGACCTTAGCATAGATGCCGTTGGGGCACGCAACACCCCGGCCACTCCAGAAGGACCAATTCAGTACGTCAATGAACTGACAACGCTGAACCTCGGCCCGACACACCCGGCTACCCACGGAATTTTCCAGAATATCCTGCAAATGGATGGTGAGAAAATCGTGTCGGGCGAACAAACGGTGGGTTACATTCACCGGGCGTTCGAGAAAATAGCCGAACGGCGGCCTTTCTACCAGATCACCACGTTGACCGATCGGATGAACTACTGTTCGTCGCCGATCAACAACTTTGGCTGGCACATGACCGTCGAGAAACTCCTTGGCGTACAGGTGCCCAAGCGCGCGCAATACATTCGGGTTATCATGATGGAGCTGGCTCGTATTGCCGACCACCTCATCTGTAACGGTATCCTCGGTGTAGACACGGGCGCGTTTACCGGCTTCCTCTATCTGTTTGAGCAGCGGGAAGAGATCTACGAAATCTACGAAGAAGTGTGCGGTGCCCGCCTGACGACCAACATGGGTCGGATTGGGGGCATGGAACGCGACCTTTCGCCCGAGGCCATCCGTAAGATTCGGAAATTTATTAAGGACTTCCCGCCTGTAATGCGCGAGTTCGAAAACCTCTTCAACCGTAACCGGATCTTCATGGATCGGGTGATTGATGTAGGGCCTATTTCGGCAGAGCGTGCCCTGAGCTACGGCTTTACGGGCCCTAACCTCCGGGCGGCCGGTGTCGACTACGACGTGCGGGTGATGAATCCGTATTCATCGTACGAAGACTTCGAGTTCGACATTCCGGTTGGAAAGAGCGGAGATACCTACGACCGGTTTATGGTTCGTAATGAGGAAATCTGGCAAAGCTTACGCATTGTAGAGCAAGCCCTCGAAAACCTGCCCGAAGGCCCTTATTTCGCCGATGCGCCTGAGTACTACCTGCCGCCTAAGCAGGAGGTGTACAAAAACATGGAAGCCCTGATCTATCACTTTAAGATTGTGATGGGCGAGATTGACGCGCCGGCTGGCGAAGTGTACCATGCCGTTGAGGGGGGTAATGGCGAACTGGGCTTCTATCTGATTAGCGATGGGGGCCGTGCTCCGTATCGCCTACACTTCCGGCGTCCGTGCTTTATCTATTATCAGGCCTTCCCGGAAATGTGTAAGGGTACCACGCTCTCCGATGCCATCGTGATTATGAGTAGCCTGAACGTGATTGCTGGAGAATTGGATGCTTAAACAATGACGACAGAAACGAAACCCACTATACAGTTTACGCCGGAGCGGCTGGAAAAGGCAAAAGAAATTATTGCCCGCTACCCCGAAGGACGGCAAAAGTCGGCTTTGTTGCCCCTGTTACACTTGTTGCAGGAGCAGGAGGGCTGGACTCCCACAGAAGGTATGGACTACGTAGCCGGACTGCTTCAGATTGAACCAATCGAAGTGTATGAGGTAGCTACGTTCTACACCATGTTTCACATTAACCCGGTTGGCAAGCACGTAATTGAGTACTGCCGGACGGGCCCTTGCTGCCTGATGGGGGGCGAGGAAGTGTACGCACATCTGCGGCAGCGGCTCGGTATTGAAGCGGGGCAGACAACAGTTGATGGACAGTTTACCATCAAAGAAGTAGAATGTCTGGCTGCCTGTGGAATGGGCCCCGTGTTTCAGATTCGGGAGAAGTATTATACCCACCTGACCAACGAACGAGTTGACGAGATCATTGACGAACTGTCGAAATAACCCACACGATGGCTATTAAAGTACTTACTGAGCATATCAACGTTCCGGGCATCGAGACATTCGATGTGTATCGGAAGCAAGGTGGCTATACCGCCGTTGAGAAAGCCCTGAAAACCATGACTCCCGATGAGGTGGTGGAAGAGGTGAAGAAGTCGGGTGTGCGTGGCCGGGGGGGCGCTGGCTTCCCAATGGGTATGAAATGGAGTTTTCTGGCCAAACCAGAGGGTGTCCCCCGGTACCTGGTTTGCAACGCCGATGAGTCGGAGCCAGGAACGTTTAAGGATCACTACCTGATGAAAACGATGCCCCACCTGCTTATCGAGGGGATGATCGTATCCAGCTTTGCGCTGGGTGCGAACAAGTCGTTTATCTACGTACGGGGTGAGCTGATGTACGTGATTCATATTCTCGAAAAAGCCATTGCCGAAGCGAAAGCGGCCGGTTTCCTCGGGAAAAACATCCTGGGTAGTGGCTACGATCTTGAGTTGGTCGTGCAGCCTGGTGGTGGTGCCTATATCTGTGGCGAAGAGACTGCCCTGCTCGAATCGCTCGAGGGCAAGCGGGGTAACCCACGTAATAAGCCGCCATTCCCCGCCGTGAAAGGCCTGTATCAGTGCCCGACGGTGGTGAACAACGTAGAGTCGATTGCTACTACGTCGTGGATTGTGAATCATGGTGGCGATGCCTATGCCGCTATTGGCATTGGTCGCTCAACCGGCACCAAGTTGATTTCGGCGTCGGGGCATATCAATAAGCCGGGTGTTTATGAAATTGAGCTGGGTTTACCGGTCGAAGATTTCATTTATGCCGATGAATGGTGCGGTGGCATCCGGCCCGGTCATAAGCTAAAGGCTGTGGTAGCGGGAGGCTCTTCAGTTCCCATTTTGCCCGCTAATCTGATTCTGAAACTCGGCAATGGCGACAAGCGACTGATGTCGTACGAGTCATTGTCGGAAGGTGGTTTCCAGACGGGTACCATGCTGGGTTCGGGTGGTTTTATCGTGTTCGACGAAACGGCCTGTATCGTTCGGAATACGTGGAACTTCTCGCGGTTCTACCACCATGAGTCGTGTGGGCAGTGTAGCCCTTGCCGTGAAGGAACCGGCTGGATGGAGAAAGTACTTCACCGGATTGAATACGGACATGGTAACCAGCACGATATTGATCTGCTGGTTGATGTGGCCCGTCGGATCGAAGGAAACACTATTTGCCCATTGGGCGATGCGGCTGCCTGGCCCGTAGCCAGTGCAATCCGTCATTTCCGGGATGAGTTTGAGTGGCATATTACCAACCCGCACGAAGCTACCCAGCCGGGAGCCGTGTATAAAGGCGATATGGCGCTGGTATAATTCTTAGTACAACGAATTGGTAATTCGTTGGGCCTTTAGGCCAATATAACTATCGAATTTTTTGGCCTGACGGCCCAACGAATTACCAATTCGTTGTACAAATAGCGATGGAAGACGTAAAACCGCAATTATTCAAAGTCACTGTAGATGGTATCGAGGTCGAAGTAGAGCCTGGAACGACCATTCTGCAGGCGGCTCGTAAAATTGGCCCTGAGGTGGCCCCTCCGGCCATGTGTTACTACCAGCCCCTTAAAGGAAGTGGTGGTAAATGTCGGGCCTGTCTGGTGCGCGTAGCAGCTGGTTCGGCAAAAGACCCTCGTCCGATGCCCAAGCTGGTAGCTTCCTGCATCACGCCCGTACAAGACGGTATGGTGGTCGAAAATACGACCAACCCGCAGGTGCTCGATGCTCGTAAAGGAGTCGTGGAGTTTCTGCTGATCAACCACCCACTCGACTGCCCGGTTTGTGATCAGGCGGGTGAGTGTGACCTGCAAAACTTCGCGTTTGACCACGGTGCGGCCAACACACGCTACGAAGAAGAACGCCGGACGTTCGACAAGCATGATCTGGGCCCGTATGTGCAACTGCACATGACCCGCTGTATTCTGTGCTACCGTTGCGTGTTCACGGCCGACCAAATCACCAACAAGCGCGTGCACGGGGTACTGAACCGGGGCGATGCTGCCGAGATCGGCACGTACATCGAAAAGGCTATCGACAACGATTTCTCCGGCAACGTGATCGACGTTTGCCCGGTTGGTGCCCTGACCGATAAAACCTACCGCTTTAAAAACCGGGTTTGGTTTACCAAGCCGGTTGATGCACACCGCGATTGCCCAACCTGTTCGGGTAAGGTAACGCTGTGGTACCGGGGCGAAGAGGTGATTCGGGTAACGGCTCGGCGGAATGAGTGGAATGAGGTGACGGAGTTTATCTGCAACACCTGCCGCTTTGAGACCAAAAATACGAGCGATTGGGTGATCGAAGGACCAACCAAAATTGCTCGTGGCTCGGTTATTTCGGCCAATAAGTACCGGGCTGATTTGCAGAAGCCCGCTTTCGGACAACGTTTGGCCGCTGCTCAGTACAAAACGGTCGACGATACCCGCGATACCAGTCAGCTGGGTATTCAGCAGCTACCCCCTGAGCGGTTCAACAAGTCGTTGCCATCTGCTACGGAATAATTAGTTTACAGTTTAGTGTTTTCAATTTTCGACTTTAGGCTGTATCAAACAACCCGAAGCTGAAAACTGAAAACTGGAAACGCACAATAATGGATTTAACCGTTCTTATAACCAAAGCAATTATCATCCTCGTAATCTTCGGGATTACGTTGCTGATTGCTACCTACTCAACCTACGCCGAGCGTAAAGTTGCGGGCTTTCTGCAGGATCGTCTGGGTCCAAACCGGGCGGGTCCGTGGGGGTTGTTGCAACCTATTGCCGATGCGGGTAAGATGTTCTTCAAAGAAGACTTTATTCCGGCGCAGGCAAGCAAATGGCTTTTTATTCTGGGCCCTTGCCTGGCTATGCTGACTGCCCTGATGTCGAGCGCTGTTATTCCGTTTGGCGATAGCATCCGGTTCGGGCAGTACGAAATTCCGGTGCAGGGTATCGAAATCAATATCGGGATGCTGTACATCTTCGGTGTGGTTTCGCTCGGGGTGTACGGAATCATGGTGGGAGGCTGGGCTTCCAACAACAAGTTCTCTCTGCTGGGCGCTATCCGGGCAGCTTCGCAGAACATCAGCTACGAAATTGCGCTGGGTATGTCGATCATCGCGATTTTGATGATGACGGGTTCTCTGTCGGTTCGGGCTATTGTTGAGCAGCAGGCCGAGGTTGGTTTCTTTGGCTGGGGGGTGTTTACACAGCCTTTAGGCTTTGTTATCTTCCTAGTGTGTGCGTTTGCGGAGTGTAACCGTACGCCGTTTGACCTTCCTGAGTGCGAAACGGAACTTGTAGGTGGTTACCATACCGAATACAGCTCCATGAAGCTTGGCTTCTATCTGTTTGCCGAGTACATCAACATGTTTGTGTCATCGGCGGTAATCGCGTCGCTGTATTTTGGTGGTTATCACTACCCGTTTGCGGCTCAGGCGCACGAAGCCCTGACCAACGCACTTGGTGCAAACACAGGCCATAACGTGGCTACGGCCATTGGTACGGTTCTGTTTTTCG
It includes:
- a CDS encoding sialate O-acetylesterase, whose product is MRVAGFYTSSVTRIEAKLTALNGGASFDWRTIQNSPTGGSFSGELTNVSGGWYRLEVRGMNNDQTVGYASLEPFGVGEVFIVAGQSNAQGVRPDGLPAGDDRVNTAIVGQQNESLADPSYPAFTKVDNNMVLAPRGFGPYYWGRLGDFLVQRLGVPVMFFNAGWGATTVRNWRESVEVGQTFNVYSQVPLPAGMPYGNLKQAAQFYANQYGLRAVLWHQGEADNFRDTPATQYTNDLLWLINRVQQDTGKRIPWVIARASYDSDMGGIDTKVINGQNVAINPSGGIFGGPNTDVILDRADNAHFNNAGLEKVAALWNSSLDDTFFNSAQPVAPASLATISAGCPGNNQVSYTVNGQFSSIVWETLNDQGQVVGADGGPTIIRGGGGNRYRAKVKDGFGNVSYTAAVRVADAPFVAPSGPTTFCEGGSVNLTANYENNISFINGQTNQVVTNNRVLTTNTSGSFFVRYRDVSGCEFNSQAVNVQVNPNPVAPVIANERPTTFCEGDNTILRVNADNVRYNWSTGETSQVIDVRRGGTYQVTITDQNGCSSPRSNAINVVVNPNPATPVIATNGPTTFCADRSITLTAPENASYQWSNGQTTRSITTNQAGSYTVRVRNQFNCVSAESSRLDVRVNPLPNAPTIAASGRTTFCEGDQVTLTATNSVSTFWSSGDSTQALTVRRSGTYTARTRDNNGCISPQSNAISVNARPLPATPTINQVGTFTLQAFGPTTEASYSWRRNTDSLAVRTSTLKAAQSGSYQVRSFIVYSPDLTCASPFSQPFAYTLDASFNGLSVYPNPTPTRQVTVETLENIQNAVIAVYSLSGQEIMTVPVPLFDDRKTLSLTNVSPGQYILQVRAPGFNQSKRILVGF
- a CDS encoding sialate O-acetylesterase; this encodes MKQSIRGILNAFLLLAGLCAGRVEAQVVRITYPESRAVFQRNNDQTSTIFVSGSYYQPVDSVQARLVFENVGQGLTTAWQTIQRNPQGGIFQGPVRGTTGWYRLEVRAFSGRTVIGEDVVRKVGIGEVFIVTGQSNAQGFQDLGAAGATDDRVNCVDYDNFARNSLADPPAPKFQQLSASALIGPRGQSAWCWGILGDLIAKQYNCPVLFINTAWAGTTIRNWTESADGKITKNIFRMGTPDENFPVGMPYGNLIIALRYYSSLFGLRAVLWQQGETDNVPLNLGRQEYATLMQYLVNKTRADTDRYPAWILARSSYNQGKVSENIVQAQSDVINVYNNNVLPGPFTDAIQRPRPGDDVHFGGDGLRQLAQAWYNSMDAIFFTSSLPLLPLPQPAITVSCAPNGVSIRLPNAASYSWQSGQTTQTLSVTAAGTYRATLKDAKGNTFLAPAVEVADPIQPATPTITLARQPGSPAATELQVCSDSVLTLSVNSPANTRITWNTGAVSRTLTVGAAGAYTVQATNLYGCRSAQSTPVNLVVRPRLVVPVISQAGTYSLKATVPAASGFGDFFDWRRGPNTLQNQNTSVAKVGSSGTYTARAKTVYTLNNGSSITCYSSFSNPFEYVLSEADQGMSVYPNPSKDGVVYVETLEDLPNAEVSVYSLTGQLVFTTTVASFNQRQLLPMSSLAKGQYVVRVRSAGFNVSKRFVVD
- a CDS encoding NADH-quinone oxidoreductase subunit A, which translates into the protein MNAAYVPSDYLPVFIQLILALGFIVTTMIVTHMVGPKRNSQKKDDPFECGIPVVGDARTPISIKYFLIAILFVLFDVEVIFMYPWAVNFKQLGVTGFLEMILFMGLLLSGFYYVIRKGVLKWE
- a CDS encoding NADH-quinone oxidoreductase subunit B; translation: MSTSVKMVEAPDGHTGSGFFATSFDKVIGMARANSLWPLPFATSCCGIEFMATMGSHYDIARFGSERPSFSPRQADMLMVMGTIAKKMAPIVKQVYLQMAEPRWVIAMGACASSGGIFDTYSVLQGIDRIIPVDVYIPGCPPRPEQVIEGVMQIQELARNESLRRRNTEEYQLLLNSYGIQ
- a CDS encoding NADH-quinone oxidoreductase subunit C, whose translation is MLTNETVAQDIIQQFGDAVSDFDDPFDLLTLTVTREQLIPLLQYLKDHKTFQISFLTDITAVHYPDSPGREFCVVYHAHSLINNYRIRLKVYLSNEDLHVPTATVLYESANWMERETFDYFGILFDGHPKLERILNMEEMDYHPMRKEYPLEDGTRRDKIDALFGR
- a CDS encoding NADH-quinone oxidoreductase subunit D; translation: MVTEDLSIDAVGARNTPATPEGPIQYVNELTTLNLGPTHPATHGIFQNILQMDGEKIVSGEQTVGYIHRAFEKIAERRPFYQITTLTDRMNYCSSPINNFGWHMTVEKLLGVQVPKRAQYIRVIMMELARIADHLICNGILGVDTGAFTGFLYLFEQREEIYEIYEEVCGARLTTNMGRIGGMERDLSPEAIRKIRKFIKDFPPVMREFENLFNRNRIFMDRVIDVGPISAERALSYGFTGPNLRAAGVDYDVRVMNPYSSYEDFEFDIPVGKSGDTYDRFMVRNEEIWQSLRIVEQALENLPEGPYFADAPEYYLPPKQEVYKNMEALIYHFKIVMGEIDAPAGEVYHAVEGGNGELGFYLISDGGRAPYRLHFRRPCFIYYQAFPEMCKGTTLSDAIVIMSSLNVIAGELDA
- the nuoE gene encoding NADH-quinone oxidoreductase subunit NuoE; the protein is MTTETKPTIQFTPERLEKAKEIIARYPEGRQKSALLPLLHLLQEQEGWTPTEGMDYVAGLLQIEPIEVYEVATFYTMFHINPVGKHVIEYCRTGPCCLMGGEEVYAHLRQRLGIEAGQTTVDGQFTIKEVECLAACGMGPVFQIREKYYTHLTNERVDEIIDELSK
- the nuoF gene encoding NADH-quinone oxidoreductase subunit NuoF; the encoded protein is MAIKVLTEHINVPGIETFDVYRKQGGYTAVEKALKTMTPDEVVEEVKKSGVRGRGGAGFPMGMKWSFLAKPEGVPRYLVCNADESEPGTFKDHYLMKTMPHLLIEGMIVSSFALGANKSFIYVRGELMYVIHILEKAIAEAKAAGFLGKNILGSGYDLELVVQPGGGAYICGEETALLESLEGKRGNPRNKPPFPAVKGLYQCPTVVNNVESIATTSWIVNHGGDAYAAIGIGRSTGTKLISASGHINKPGVYEIELGLPVEDFIYADEWCGGIRPGHKLKAVVAGGSSVPILPANLILKLGNGDKRLMSYESLSEGGFQTGTMLGSGGFIVFDETACIVRNTWNFSRFYHHESCGQCSPCREGTGWMEKVLHRIEYGHGNQHDIDLLVDVARRIEGNTICPLGDAAAWPVASAIRHFRDEFEWHITNPHEATQPGAVYKGDMALV
- a CDS encoding 2Fe-2S iron-sulfur cluster-binding protein, with the translated sequence MEDVKPQLFKVTVDGIEVEVEPGTTILQAARKIGPEVAPPAMCYYQPLKGSGGKCRACLVRVAAGSAKDPRPMPKLVASCITPVQDGMVVENTTNPQVLDARKGVVEFLLINHPLDCPVCDQAGECDLQNFAFDHGAANTRYEEERRTFDKHDLGPYVQLHMTRCILCYRCVFTADQITNKRVHGVLNRGDAAEIGTYIEKAIDNDFSGNVIDVCPVGALTDKTYRFKNRVWFTKPVDAHRDCPTCSGKVTLWYRGEEVIRVTARRNEWNEVTEFICNTCRFETKNTSDWVIEGPTKIARGSVISANKYRADLQKPAFGQRLAAAQYKTVDDTRDTSQLGIQQLPPERFNKSLPSATE
- the nuoH gene encoding NADH-quinone oxidoreductase subunit NuoH; translated protein: MDLTVLITKAIIILVIFGITLLIATYSTYAERKVAGFLQDRLGPNRAGPWGLLQPIADAGKMFFKEDFIPAQASKWLFILGPCLAMLTALMSSAVIPFGDSIRFGQYEIPVQGIEINIGMLYIFGVVSLGVYGIMVGGWASNNKFSLLGAIRAASQNISYEIALGMSIIAILMMTGSLSVRAIVEQQAEVGFFGWGVFTQPLGFVIFLVCAFAECNRTPFDLPECETELVGGYHTEYSSMKLGFYLFAEYINMFVSSAVIASLYFGGYHYPFAAQAHEALTNALGANTGHNVATAIGTVLFFGKIFFFIFFFMWVRWTLPRFRYDQLMNLGWKSLIPLSILNVIVTGAGLLFNFNYATWAIVAVMVVLAVMSAAKAPKGAVAMQKA